TGACGAAGCAAGTCTCGTCCACGTAACAAAGCACATAAAACCGCGGATAATTGTTAATACGAATGTATTCCGCGATCAGATGGACCGCTTTGGCGAAATTTATACGATTTACGATAAAATGGTTGAGGGTGCTGCACTTGCTCCAGAAGCTATCATTCTGGCAAACGGTGACAGCCCAATGTTCAACTCACGTGACTTAGTCAATCCAAGCATTTATTTCGGCTTCAACCATGAGGAAGACGGCGAAACAATGGCGCACTACAATACGGATGGTGTCCTTTGTCCGAAGTGTGACAGTATTTTGCATTATAAATTCAATACCTATGCGAACTTGGGTAAATATTACTGTCCAAAATGTGACTTTAAGCGCCCAGAATTGAAATATGAAGTATCCTCAATCGAGCATTTGGATTACAATTCCTCCACGTTCCATATTGATGGGCATCCGTTTAAGATTAATATTGCGGGACTCTATAATATTTATAACGCTCTGGCTGCTTATGCAATCGGTCGTGAGTTTGGATTAACGCCGGAAGAAATCCAAGCTGGTTTCTCTGCAACTGAACAAAAATTTGGCCGTCAAGAAACAATTAAAATTGGCGAAAAACTAGTTATCTTAAACTTAATAAAAAATCCAGTTGGGTTGAATCAAATTATTGCGTTACTGGATTACGAGAAAGATCCCTTCTCAATTGGTGTTGTATTGAACGACCGCCCTGCTGATGGAACAGATGTCAGCTGGATTTGGGACGGTGAATTCGAGAAATTAAATGATTTCACTATTCCTTACGTAGGTGTCAGCGGGATTCGCCGCGAGGAAATGGCACTTCGTCTGAAAGTAGCTGGCGTTCCGGAAGAAACAATGGTCACTACTGATTCGATTGAAACATTGATTGATTCATTAAAAGATGCACCTACAGAAAAAATATATCTCATGGCAACCTATACAGCAGTGCTAAATTTACGTAAAGCTCTCGCTGAAAAAGGATACATCCAAGAAAGGATGAAATAGTTATGAAACTAAAAATTTGTCATTTATATGGGAACTTAATGAATACGTACGGCGATAACGGTAACGTTTTAATGCTCAAACATATTGCCCGTCAAAAAGGTGTGCAGGTCGAGACTGAAATCATCAGCCTGAATCAAGCATTTGACCCGGAAGAATTCGATATCGTCTTTTTCGGTGGCGGTCAGGATTACGAGCAAA
This genomic interval from Jeotgalibaca porci contains the following:
- a CDS encoding Mur ligase family protein → MGIRGSVAVTVGKGTQWALRTFTKGGTSLPGKLAAKIDPSVLAHLANEYEVVIITGTNGKTLTTSLAFHVLQQKFPDILTNPTGANMAQGIISTFLEKRSKNGKKVAILEVDEASLVHVTKHIKPRIIVNTNVFRDQMDRFGEIYTIYDKMVEGAALAPEAIILANGDSPMFNSRDLVNPSIYFGFNHEEDGETMAHYNTDGVLCPKCDSILHYKFNTYANLGKYYCPKCDFKRPELKYEVSSIEHLDYNSSTFHIDGHPFKINIAGLYNIYNALAAYAIGREFGLTPEEIQAGFSATEQKFGRQETIKIGEKLVILNLIKNPVGLNQIIALLDYEKDPFSIGVVLNDRPADGTDVSWIWDGEFEKLNDFTIPYVGVSGIRREEMALRLKVAGVPEETMVTTDSIETLIDSLKDAPTEKIYLMATYTAVLNLRKALAEKGYIQERMK